The nucleotide sequence ACGGCTCTCCGCACCGTGTTACTACGAGCAGCAAGCATTTATGCGTACTAGCGAGTAGGCGCGGGGTAGAGGTAAACCGAACCCAACGAGAACGAAAAGGAACGGCTCCCCTCGTACCATTGCAACGAAGCAAAGAGTCGTTTTGCGTGTAAGCGAGTAGGCGGGGAGTGGTTACGAGCAGAATACGACGAGCCGGTTGCATTGTAACAGGCAACCAActgataagaaaaatatttcgatcgAATGAAAAGGCAGATGGTTTGGCTATTGTGTTTTGCGTTGAGTTGTGAAATATGTCGAAATATGCTTGATtgttgaaatgtgaatttttttcgtgattttttggcaattattacgGTAAATTGCGATCGGTCGtgaataaaaagtaatttttcgtgTTCGTGATTGTATTTGCGGTTGGATTAaggtgagaaattttgaaatacggTGATTTTTCGCGAAATGAGCAGCTTCGTGCATGTTTGATGTTGGAAGATTTTGTAGCAGAAATATTCTTGCCGAAATTTGAGTAAGTCCagtttaaaataatattaatacgcGGTTTTCTATGTTCATAGCCGAGAAGTATTGTGTTTCGTATATCTGGAGCGTGTAATTAGCTGAAAATCgtgggaatttcaaaaatcgagaagcTCTCGTCGCGTGTGCCTGGTAGGTTGAAAGTACATAACCACGTGTGTAAATAATTAAGCTCGGTGCTTTTAAATAGTAATTTAATGTATTGTTGCGTAGCTAAAAGAACAAAACGAGCAGCAACGTGGTGAAAGTTGAGGTTGGAAATTCCTTTGAGTTGCCAGAAAGTTTTTCTCGATTAGTAATTGCGACTTTGGTTGGACGAAGCTTTTATCGGAAAGGTAAGAGAAGCAATTGGGTAGCTTTCACAGTCAGAATACGTTACCATAAAAtgtgtatacgagtataaacatGTAGAATATGTGTTGGTACTAATTTCGTTCGGTCACCTGTTTCAGCTGAAGTATTTGACGTTATTATTGAATTCTGATTCGTGTGACGAAGATTTTTGACGCTGAAAAATAGGTGAgttaaaattggagtaattCGAGCACAATTATTCAGAACTATGAGTAGCGTAATAGATGTATACATGTGTAAATTTTCGAGTAGCTAACTTGATGCattttttgtgagaagaaaaCTTACCTATACTTGTTCAACTGTTCGCAGCTATTTTTTGACTTAAGAAGATGGCGACGAAAGGCGATAAGCCGCAGCAACCTGATTGGGATGATACCGACGAGAGTAGCGATTCTGAAAGCGATTCGGAGACGGAAGCCACacattatagaatttttcggTGTCAGATATGTGGTAAGCCGATCGGTGAAGggccgaaaaagaaaaaatcgaatacgaCGGCGTTCGCGGTCTCGTGTGGGCACCAGTTTCACAAAAAGTGCCTGAAGAAAAAGAAAGCAGAGTTACCGTGCGATTGCTTAGTTACTGGCTGCCGGAAAAATGGCAGAGTCGATCCCGAGACGTGGCGGAAATTACGCGGCGGTACTACCGAGGTGTCGAAATGCGCTGAAGAAGAAAAGGATTCCTTGCGCGAGCGGTTAGTAAAAGAAATGCGGCAAAACACCTTGCTGATTGAGCAAAACGAGTCGCTGATTCAGTCGTCAAGAGAGTCGCCGCGTGCTGAAGCCGAGCAAATTCGAGTTGAGTTAAACTGCGCAAAAACCGAAATAGAGCAGCTTAAGGCGGAATTAGCAGAGGTACAGCAAAGAGCTGCGACGTTGGTGGTACAGAACGATGCGCTGTTGCTCGCGAGTCAAGGCCCAAGAGAATGGTCAATCGAGGAACTCTCTGAGGAGGCTTTTGCAGCCGAGGCGGAGAGACGTGGTTTCGAGGCATCGCTAGACAGACGTAAGTGTAAAATTTGAGTAGCGCGAAGACGATGTAGAATGGTCGCGGTGAGCAATTTTTAATGTGCTTTTCgtgttttcgttttgtttgaACAGTAAATCGAGAAGAACGCGACCGGCGCTACCGGCAGTTTGCAAGCAAGATCGAAGAGAATGGCATGGACTTTGAGCAGGCGCTGCGAGCAATTGACCGCCAACGATTGTTTACGCAAGTGGACAGTGCGCGTATGATGGTGTTAATCGATGTTGACAGAGAGGCGTTGGACAAAGAAGTTAGATTATCAGAGGTTCTCGATGGAATTAGCGTGCTACCGTCATTGACAGGTATGAGTTTGAGTAACGCTGAGTCGCAAAATATGAGTAGTCGATATATCACGCTGGGTATTTCTTTTTTAGGTATCGAGCAGCCGACGATGCAAAGGATGATTGAACTCAATAGACGTCTCGAGCAGCTCGAAATTAGCTATGATGACGTGTTCGATGTAGTCAACGACGAGGCGGAACGAGCTCGCTTAGAAGCGAGGAAGTCGCTGCAAAAGAAGAAACAAACGACAAAAGTAGCGGTAAAGAACGCGACCGAGAAGCCTCAAAAGTCGGACGAGAAACCAACGACGTCGAAAGAGAAGCGGTCTTCGGTCCCGAATACACCAGACGTAAACCTGGACGGAATCGAGACGGACGGTAAGAGTAACGATGGTGAAAGCCCTCGACCTGACGATGAGAGTGCGAAAAGAGAGACACGTAAAAGATCGAGTACAGAGTCGTCCAAATAAGGTACTGTAACCCGGGTATGTCAgactcccattttgttcctcacgaaaaaaaattgttgtttttcgattcaaggtttttatgatggaatttctggcatagaatgaaagtaatcattgaattaaagcacatgctgtgaatttcacacaattttaaactatttttaacccaaaaatgaagtgctgaaaaatgactgaaattcaaaacaattaaatgtacttcaattgatacatgtagcataccattggaaagctcgttcaattctctttcaaagatgttattatgaaaaagttgtaaaagtgcacggttttgaagatatacgcggttaaagtttgccgaattcccatatactgcaatgctaagttcgtcaaaccaggaacaaaatggccgtctgacatacctgggTTATAGTTCCCTAGTCCAAAGAGAGCTCATCGCCGAAAAGCCCTAAGCTAGAGGACGTTATTCCTGATTCAGTTATTTATGCTtcgctgaaaatttgtttagaaAGAGCAGCGCGAGGTGACCTTAAAGAAAGAATTCAAGGGATACTCGACTCATACAGCGAAACGTCAACGGTAAAGACTGAGACGCCTCAAGATTCCGAAAACGTAGTCAAAAAATCGATACTCGAGGCGCGGGTGAAAGATCAAGAGCGCACGCCGAATACTCCGGCGTCCGATTCAGCGAGTCGATCGCAGCGAAGCACGAGCGAGTCACGGAGGCGCGATACGAGCACGGGTGACTCCTCGTCAAAAAAGACAGACGTGTCGAGTAGCTCACGTGGATCAAGAGTAAGCAGCGTCGAGTCAATCGAAAAGAAGCGATCGTCTTCGGGTAGCTCGTCCAGCGATTCGGATTCAGATTCGTCCGAGTCAACGCCACCGAAGAAGTCTAGAAAGTCGAAATCGTCAAGAAAGCGAGCAGCGGCGAAACGCAAGTCAACTTCGAAGAATAAAGCGTcaccgaagaagaaaaaggtTACGTCGACAAAAAAGAAACCGGCGACAAAACGTAAACCGGCGACGACGAAACCGACGGTAAAGCGTAAACTCCCAGTAGCGAAAGACGAGACGCCGGAAATACCGCCTGAAGGAGTGAAAACTCGTAGCCAGACGCGAAGCGAGTCGAAATCGGTAGAGGAAGGTGAAGTTACCCAATCTAGCCAAGAGACGCTCGAGCTTGCGGCAGATGCGAGTGAATTTGAGGAGCAGCCCGAATCAAGACCACCGTTAGCGAACGTACCGGCACCCGAGCAGCCGCCGCCCCCGAGCCCAGAGCGAGTTCTCCAGGACCAGCAGCCTGGTCTAGCGCAGTTAACGCCGTGCGAACGGGCGCAGCGCGCCTTTCAAGAACGAGAGCGCGAGTTTAGACGAAACATGGAAATAGCGTTGCGACATCACGACCGAGAAGCCGCTAGAGTACGTGAAGGAAGAATGGATCTCGGACCGATAGAGGATTATTTCGAGCCGCTGGAAAATTGCCCGCCACCACCAGCGCCAGTATGGCTGATGGCCGAGTTCCGGTACGAGCAGCGCGGTGAGAGATACGTTCGAGGTATGTTTTTCCCGGTCACGCGCGACACGATTCAACAGTCGATGCAGAGCCGAGGAATTTTGATCAACAATGAGTTAACAGTACGAGATGACTTGTATTATCAGAGAGACAGCGGGGCTTGGATTCTGGGTCGCGTATACCGTGGAGGCGCTACGTATTACGTAATAAACTCGTTCGTCGTCATCGGAGATGCTCTCGCGCATGCGGTGGTAAGTGAGGTGATCTACCAAAACGTAGCGGCGAGAAGAGCGTGGAGCGTGCACCCGCTCGCGGGCTCACGAATCCCAACTACCACCATGTGCAGAAACCTACGAAGCTTGGTCCAGCGGGCGCCGCAGCGAGTGGTGATGTCGGCGGGGCAGTTTTGCATGGAGTCGCAGACGTTCGAAATCGTAACCGAGAGAATCCTCGAACTTTGGCGCGCGCTGCATCGGCGGGGTACGCGACACATTTTGATGGTGCCTCCGCTGACGTGGCCGCACTGTCCGGAAATACGCGTCCGATTACGGGATTTTCTACGGCAGGGACCGACGAGAGCAGAGTTCGATGGTAGATACGTATATATGGAGGCATTAGAAGAAACGATCGAGAGATGCCCTCCAGCGACGTTCCGTGGTGAGACGCCGTATTTAAACGAGCACCAAGCGTCGGAGGCTTTAGTCAGGATATTTGAATATGCAACGGTCGAGCGGAGATGGGGATACGGTCAATTTCCGCGGGAGCAGGATCCGCCGCGTCCGGTGGAGCAGCTCCAAGCAAACCAACTTCAACGTATCGAGGAGATGTTGAGGCAAGACCGTGCAGCCTTGGTGGCACATGAACGAAGGAATGTCCGCGAGCAGCTGGAACGAGAAGTACACGAGAGAGAGCTGATCGAGAGAGTGCAGCGCCAGATGAGACACCTTCCTGGCGCCGATCGTCAACTACTGCCAGAGCGAGCCGCGCAGTTGGTCAACGAGGTGAACCGACAGATGCCTGAGCCGCCGCAGCAGCCGCAAGCTGGACCGAGTCGCCAGCAGCCGGCACAAGAAGGAAGACAGTTACAGGTGGCTATACCACGAGCACCTGGATTGGCCGGATTTGGACGAGGTCGCGGCAGGCTGGCGGAGAGACGCGAGCGGATGCGATTGGAGGCGGAGGAGGAAAGAAGAAATCCTCAGAACGATCAGGATCAGAACGATGGCGGAGAAGCCCGCTAAGATATGCGGTTAGTACTTACCACGTCGAAGGAGTCGCCTCTAATTGTTTAATCTTGTTGCATTTTTCCGAGTAGAGGGAGTTcctaattttgtaatttttttttctcctgatgtcgtatttttattatttctcgaTTGtggtctcaattttttaattattgttgtTTATTTTCTGATGTAATTACGAGTAAGCTCCTCGAggaaaagagaatttttcgagcagagcagtttttttttggtatttgttGTTTATActattgttttgttgttttttgttttttaccatttgccaaattaaaagatgaagttttgtttattgaattttgaggcgTGCTAATAAGTAGAGTATGCCGAAATGTAAATAAGTGTgaatttttgtgtgaatttgTGCAGGCAAATGAGtagcaatgttttttttgtgtattgtTTGTTGGAATTAATTAAGACCATTGAGTAGCCAAACATACGAGGTGAAATTAAATCTGCTgtgataaataaaataaaaacttacgtGTTGAAATAGACGGTGTTTTTATTTGTTGCGAGTATCACCATTCAAGAAGTTGAGTATTGGAATAACGATCTTGGGTAGCTCGAGACTACCTCAGAGGTACctgtgaaaagaaaaacgaagaacaaagtacaaagtttttctttaatttaagcaataaagaagtaaaaatattaCGTCCCGTGGTAGGTATCGACGAGTAGATCGGAGCAATCTCATGAGTAACTTGAAATGATCGTGAATAGCTTGAGGTAGTCATGTGAGCAGCTGGAATTGAGACGTTTAAACTGGTCCAGACGTGTCGAGTGCCAGCATCTGTGAAAATAAAGAGTTAGCACTCTGAGGTAAATTATGAGTAGAGATATGAGTAGTTACCTGAGTCTGGCTCCAGTGAGAAGAATTCCAGCGAGAATCTGAAACAGAAAGAAGAAAGAGCAAGATTAATGAGAAGCTCACCTGAGTAGCTACACAGGTTCCAGTTCAGATTCGTGAAGCGCTCCAGGGCTCCAGTCAAGATCCGGTCCAAGGATGGTGTATAATTAAGGTTAACATAGTAATGTAATTAGATTATGATTTCATATAAACATGTGTAGATATGTTAATCTTAAGTTCGCGTATTGTTACAAGATTCTGCACAAGTAGCCAGATAGGGTCTGATAGGGTCTTAGGACGAGTAGGCCACATCTGTGATACGAGGCGGAGCAGGGGGAGCCCAAGTACTCTACGAGACGCTGAGTAGGCCTCTTTTAGGCTGCGTATCCAGACGGGCCCCCGAGCTATACCCAGCCGGGGCATtatgtagagggtacttgggactccatgttaccactctacagtggtaatttgatgcccaggcAGGCGGCAACACTGCAACCAGTACAGCGCCATCTGGTGTACTGGTTCAGTGGAGACGACGGCCGAGATTGCCGAAGCGAGCCGCCTTGCAGTTTTCTAACCATCTTCATAAAGAGTAGTAATAAGTTTAACGCTGGCTTATGCCAACTCTGTCTGTTAGGAAACGCCTTTATTCCCAGCAGAATCTTTCGTGTAACCGAATGGTATTGAATAGTTATCGTAGTAACGTTCTTATTCACTGTACATCAAATGAGAGATATAAATATATGGTGAAACGTATGTATTTGTGTTGATCATTGATTTACGACGAGTTGTGGAGAGTAGTAGTTGGGTAGACtgagataggtatttatacCTTGTGGGTTCAGTGTTCTATACGAACTGGGTTGTTTTAGGGTTAAGGTACCAGGTGGCATAAGTAAGACTTTTCCCCTAAACCATAAGAACCCCCTGTTTTACCCTAACAGCCAACTTGGTGGTATCTCGATGAATAGATTACGTACGTTTGTAACTCGCTCATCGTTCAGGTATCCGTTTGATAGAAGGAAATTGACATTTCATCCaaggtacctataataaaaaGATGTAAGagtagtttcatttttcattacagattgaaaaatttcatttgataaaaAGATTATCGCCATTGAATCCAAGGGATCTAAATAGGTATAAActcgtattaaaatttttcttttacctGTTTCATGATTTCAATTAGGCACATGAAATGACTTGGCGTCCACGATTTGAAGATGAGGAAGGTGCTACAGTGCATTGGTAAGATTTTTGTTagactttattttaaaaattgaataaaggtAAATCGGTACCGTagagtgggggggggagggataaCGACCACTTTGA is from Planococcus citri chromosome 1, ihPlaCitr1.1, whole genome shotgun sequence and encodes:
- the LOC135833000 gene encoding M protein, serotype 2.2-like, with product MATKGDKPQQPDWDDTDESSDSESDSETEATHYRIFRCQICGKPIGEGPKKKKSNTTAFAVSCGHQFHKKCLKKKKAELPCDCLVTGCRKNGRVDPETWRKLRGGTTEVSKCAEEEKDSLRERLVKEMRQNTLLIEQNESLIQSSRESPRAEAEQIRVELNCAKTEIEQLKAELAEVQQRAATLVVQNDALLLASQGPREWSIEELSEEAFAAEAERRGFEASLDRLNREERDRRYRQFASKIEENGMDFEQALRAIDRQRLFTQVDSARMMVLIDVDREALDKEVRLSEVLDGISVLPSLTGIEQPTMQRMIELNRRLEQLEISYDDVFDVVNDEAERARLEARKSLQKKKQTTKVAVKNATEKPQKSDEKPTTSKEKRSSVPNTPDVNLDGIETDGKSNDGESPRPDDESAKRETRKRSSTESSK